Proteins encoded within one genomic window of Esox lucius isolate fEsoLuc1 chromosome 12, fEsoLuc1.pri, whole genome shotgun sequence:
- the r3hdml gene encoding peptidase inhibitor R3HDML, with protein sequence MKKSTRTQCCHSPIQRGDMGSACAPLLFSAILWSMPYTGATAVPSLSKPNRTDLLHLSRPGFEADLDSDWTNLNITGIHAPRGRRRRGISYREMNSLLDYHNSVRSEVFPQAANMEIMVWDEKLAKSAESWASRCIWDHGPPQTMRYMGQNLSIHSGRYRSVIDLVRSWHDEKHYFSYPNRCSGSVCSHYTQMVWANTNRMGCAINKCPNMSVYGSSWRTAVFLVCNYSIKGNWVGEAPYRRGKPCSACPSKYGGVCNRNQCSYSDSKPKARKPY encoded by the exons ATGAAG AAGTCTACTAGGACCCAGTGCTGTCACAGCCCCATCCAGAGGGGAGATATGGGCTCTGCTTGTGCTCCGCTCCTCTTCTCCGCCATCTTGTGGTCAATGCCTTACACTGGCGCTACTGCTGTGCCGTCCTTATCCAAACCCAACCGGACagacctcctccacctctccagaCCTGGGTTTGAGGCAGACCTGGATTCTGACTGGACTAACCTGAATATTACTGGCATCCACGCTCCTCGTGGCCGACGGAGGCGCGGCATCTCCTACAGAGAAATGAACAGCTTGTTGGATTATCACAACAGTGTCCGCTCCGAAGTCTTCCCACAAGCTGCCAATATGGAGATCATG GTGTGGGACGAGAAACTGGCCAAATCGGCAGAATCCTGGGCCTCCCGCTGCATCTGGGATCACGGACCACCACAGACCATGAGATACATGGGCCAAAACCTGTCCATCCACTCCGGCAG GTATCGGTCAGTCATTGATCTGGTGAGGTCCTGGCATGATGAGAAACACTACTTCTCCTACCCTAACAGATGCAGTGGATCCGTGTGTTCTCACTATACACAG ATGGTGTGGGCCAATACCAATAGGATGGGATGCGCCATCAACAAATGCCCAAACATGAGCGTGTATGGAAGCTCCTGGAGGACAGCGGTCTTCCTGGTTTGTAACTATTCTATCAA GGGTAACTGGGTTGGAGAGGCTCCCTATAGAAGAGGCAAACCATGTTCTGCCTGCCCATCGAAATATGGAGGTGTGTGTAACAGAAACCAGTGTTCCTACAGCGATTCAAAACCCAAAGCCAGAAAACCCTATTAG